The Rhinoderma darwinii isolate aRhiDar2 chromosome 8, aRhiDar2.hap1, whole genome shotgun sequence genome has a window encoding:
- the LOC142658657 gene encoding ribose-phosphate pyrophosphokinase 1 isoform X2 — protein sequence MTVEIGESVRGEDVYIVQSGCGEINDNLMELLIMINACKIASACRVTAVIPCFPYARQDKKDKSRAPISAKLVANMLSVAGADHIITMDLHASQIQGFFDIPVDNLYAEPAVLKWIRENIAEWKTCTIVSPDAGGAKRVTSIADRLNVDFALIHKERKKANEVDRMVLVGDVKDKVAILVDDMADTCGTICHAADKLLSAGATKVYAILTHGIFSGPAISRINNACFEAVVVTNTIPQEEKIRHCPKIQVIDISMILAEAIRRTHNGESVSYLFSHVPL from the exons TGTTGAGATTGGCGAGAGTGTGCGAGGAGAAGATGTCTATATTGTCCAGAGTGGCTGCGGGGAGATAAATGACAACTTAATGGAACTTCTGATCATGATAAATGCATGCAAGATAGCATCCGCCTGTCGCGTCACCGCTGTTATTCCCTGCTTTCCATATGCCCGCCAGGATAAGAAAGATAAG TCACGAGCTCCAATCTCTGCAAAGCTTGTTGCGAATATGCTGTCTGTGGCTGGGGCTGACCACATAATTACTATGGATCTTCATGCCTCCCAGATCCAG GGTTTCTTTGATATTCCGGTGGATAATTTATATGCTGAACCTGCTGTCTTGAAATGGATTCGAGAAAATATTGCAGAATGGAAAACCTGTACCATAGTGTCACCAGATGCAGGTGGTGCGAAGAG AGTTACATCAATCGCTGACCGACTGAATGTAGACTTTGCTTTAATACacaaggaaagaaaaaaagctaATGAGGTGGACCGTATGGTTCTTGTGGGGGATGTGAAAGATAAAGTGGCAATTCTTGTTGATGACATGGCAGATACCTGTGGGACCATCTGTCACGCAGCAGATAA ACTTCTATCTGCTGGTGCCACAAAAGTGTATGCCATCTTGACACACGGTATATTTTCGGGCCCTGCCATTTCCCGGATTAATAACGCCTGTTTTGAAGCTGTGGTGGTGACTAATACTATACCTCAAGAGGAAAAGATCAGACATTGTCCTAAAATTCAG GTCATCGACATCTCTATGATCTTGGCAGAAGCCATTCGCCGAACACACAATGGGGAGTCTGTCTCTTACCTGTTCAGCCATGTTCCTTTATAG
- the LOC142658657 gene encoding ribose-phosphate pyrophosphokinase 1 isoform X3: MELLIMINACKIASACRVTAVIPCFPYARQDKKDKSRAPISAKLVANMLSVAGADHIITMDLHASQIQGFFDIPVDNLYAEPAVLKWIRENIAEWKTCTIVSPDAGGAKRVTSIADRLNVDFALIHKERKKANEVDRMVLVGDVKDKVAILVDDMADTCGTICHAADKLLSAGATKVYAILTHGIFSGPAISRINNACFEAVVVTNTIPQEEKIRHCPKIQVIDISMILAEAIRRTHNGESVSYLFSHVPL, from the exons ATGGAACTTCTGATCATGATAAATGCATGCAAGATAGCATCCGCCTGTCGCGTCACCGCTGTTATTCCCTGCTTTCCATATGCCCGCCAGGATAAGAAAGATAAG TCACGAGCTCCAATCTCTGCAAAGCTTGTTGCGAATATGCTGTCTGTGGCTGGGGCTGACCACATAATTACTATGGATCTTCATGCCTCCCAGATCCAG GGTTTCTTTGATATTCCGGTGGATAATTTATATGCTGAACCTGCTGTCTTGAAATGGATTCGAGAAAATATTGCAGAATGGAAAACCTGTACCATAGTGTCACCAGATGCAGGTGGTGCGAAGAG AGTTACATCAATCGCTGACCGACTGAATGTAGACTTTGCTTTAATACacaaggaaagaaaaaaagctaATGAGGTGGACCGTATGGTTCTTGTGGGGGATGTGAAAGATAAAGTGGCAATTCTTGTTGATGACATGGCAGATACCTGTGGGACCATCTGTCACGCAGCAGATAA ACTTCTATCTGCTGGTGCCACAAAAGTGTATGCCATCTTGACACACGGTATATTTTCGGGCCCTGCCATTTCCCGGATTAATAACGCCTGTTTTGAAGCTGTGGTGGTGACTAATACTATACCTCAAGAGGAAAAGATCAGACATTGTCCTAAAATTCAG GTCATCGACATCTCTATGATCTTGGCAGAAGCCATTCGCCGAACACACAATGGGGAGTCTGTCTCTTACCTGTTCAGCCATGTTCCTTTATAG